The following are encoded together in the Arcticibacterium luteifluviistationis genome:
- a CDS encoding DUF7710 domain-containing protein yields MLEYVFVFIGEGSSIPSGIFSEFGKSKDWIRKNSLSGSLNKLPVDISLYDWAISKNYFEPKRDNQKGSLFIQRFSSASIEHWHFENGMEK; encoded by the coding sequence ATGTTAGAATATGTGTTTGTTTTTATTGGAGAAGGGTCTTCAATTCCTTCAGGTATTTTTTCGGAGTTTGGCAAGTCCAAGGATTGGATAAGGAAGAACTCTCTTAGCGGTTCCTTGAATAAGCTGCCGGTTGATATAAGCTTATATGATTGGGCTATTTCAAAGAATTATTTCGAGCCAAAAAGAGATAACCAGAAAGGGTCACTTTTCATTCAACGCTTCTCTTCTGCTTCGATTGAACATTGGCATTTTGAAAACGGAATGGAAAAGTAA
- a CDS encoding NADH-quinone oxidoreductase subunit N codes for MLEQLSHILHSTSFISAEISLVLGIVAIIILIAFGKKNSTFRTAAWALGLLTFIAAFFLVATTPVASQSIFNDLFISDKTSIFGKELTLLASIGIMLHIKVMKHDLDGEYYVILLAIVIGLFFLLIANSFISVFVSLETVSICSYILVAMNGKTFNLEASIKYLIFGAASTAIMLFGISFLYAATGSLVFNSEAYLTHIPNNANWVVLTAFTMTLAGPLFKLSAAPFHIWAPDVYEATPTPLVSFLAIAPKIGAVFLIYKLLQAVPVDTTLVLGLIILLSIVIGNFAALSQKNAKRMMGYSGIAQAGFILIGLMAFQTSGFQASTFYLAVYLFMSIGAFLMLDMISEHTHSDLFEDMAGLSQKFMLLGLIGLIFMIALVGLPPTSGFTSKFLVFSSIYEQYSSTGKSIFMWVLAFGLLNTAVSIYYYLKVPYFMFLKKPADTLESKSIPPLQLIYLSILAFIVLGLFFAPQWVQGLI; via the coding sequence ATGTTAGAGCAGCTTTCACATATCCTTCATAGTACTTCGTTTATTTCTGCCGAGATAAGCTTGGTTTTAGGAATAGTAGCCATTATTATTTTGATTGCCTTTGGCAAAAAAAACAGCACTTTTAGAACAGCCGCTTGGGCACTTGGTCTTTTAACTTTTATTGCTGCTTTTTTTCTGGTAGCCACCACTCCCGTGGCATCACAAAGCATTTTCAATGACCTTTTCATTAGTGATAAAACCAGTATTTTTGGAAAAGAGTTAACCTTACTCGCTTCTATAGGCATTATGCTTCATATCAAAGTCATGAAGCACGACCTTGACGGCGAATATTACGTTATACTACTTGCCATAGTCATTGGACTGTTTTTCTTATTGATCGCTAATAGTTTTATTAGCGTTTTTGTCTCATTAGAAACCGTTTCTATCTGCTCCTATATCTTAGTGGCCATGAATGGCAAAACCTTTAATTTAGAAGCCAGTATAAAATACTTGATTTTTGGTGCGGCAAGTACCGCCATCATGCTATTCGGGATTTCATTTCTCTATGCAGCTACGGGCTCCTTAGTTTTCAATTCTGAAGCCTACCTCACACATATTCCAAACAATGCTAACTGGGTAGTTTTAACAGCATTTACCATGACATTGGCTGGGCCTTTGTTTAAACTATCGGCAGCACCATTTCATATTTGGGCTCCTGATGTGTATGAAGCCACACCAACTCCATTGGTTTCTTTTTTAGCCATTGCACCAAAAATAGGAGCTGTTTTTCTTATCTATAAATTATTACAAGCAGTTCCAGTAGATACCACATTGGTTCTTGGACTTATCATTTTACTTTCTATTGTGATAGGTAATTTTGCGGCCTTGTCGCAGAAAAATGCAAAAAGAATGATGGGTTACTCTGGTATTGCCCAAGCTGGTTTCATTCTTATTGGCTTAATGGCATTTCAAACTTCAGGTTTCCAAGCATCTACTTTCTATTTGGCCGTATACCTTTTCATGTCAATTGGGGCATTTTTAATGCTTGATATGATTTCAGAACATACCCACTCCGACCTATTTGAAGACATGGCTGGCCTAAGTCAAAAGTTTATGCTTCTCGGCCTAATTGGACTTATATTCATGATAGCCTTAGTAGGCTTACCTCCAACATCAGGTTTCACGTCTAAGTTTTTAGTGTTCAGTTCGATTTACGAACAATACAGCAGCACTGGCAAAAGCATTTTCATGTGGGTGCTAGCTTTTGGATTACTTAACACTGCAGTTTCTATTTATTACTATTTAAAGGTGCCTTATTTCATGTTCTTGAAAAAGCCCGCTGATACCCTAGAAAGTAAAAGCATTCCGCCGCTACAGCTCATTTATCTAAGTATATTGGCCTTTATAGTACTTGGTCTATTCTTTGCTCCGCAATGGGTGCAGGGCTTGATTTAG
- a CDS encoding glycosyltransferase, protein MSENITILIPVFNDWDALSKLLEKIEEQANLLKMRFSVQVMNDCSSLPMQVASYPSLDISVVHLLRNVGHQKAIAVGLAHLANSDAKSNVLVMDADGEDKPSDIPAMIKASTENPYKIIFAHRSKRSEGFVFRVSYQIYKFIFKLLTSKVITFGNFSIVPHTMLKKLAFVSEIWNNYPGGVIRSKLPYTSIPLERGTRLAGESKMNFVSLVLHGMSTIAVFLDVTAVRIMLFSIFLIACSFLGIAVVFELKFVAQMATPGWASSLASGFMIIVLQAFFISLFLVFTVLSYRSNKHFIPLSDYKPFIEKIEKIS, encoded by the coding sequence ATGTCTGAAAACATTACCATTTTAATTCCGGTTTTTAACGACTGGGATGCCCTTTCTAAACTTCTTGAGAAAATAGAAGAGCAGGCGAATTTGCTTAAAATGCGATTTTCGGTGCAAGTGATGAACGATTGCTCTAGCTTGCCTATGCAGGTGGCTAGTTATCCTAGTTTGGATATTTCTGTAGTTCATTTATTAAGAAATGTGGGGCATCAAAAGGCCATTGCCGTAGGTTTAGCTCATTTGGCGAATTCAGATGCTAAATCAAATGTGCTGGTAATGGATGCGGATGGTGAGGATAAACCAAGCGACATTCCGGCCATGATAAAGGCTAGTACCGAAAATCCCTATAAAATAATATTTGCTCATAGAAGCAAAAGAAGCGAAGGTTTCGTTTTCAGAGTGTCTTATCAGATTTATAAGTTTATCTTCAAATTGCTGACGAGTAAGGTTATAACTTTTGGTAATTTTTCTATAGTGCCGCACACCATGTTAAAGAAGCTTGCTTTTGTTTCTGAAATATGGAATAATTATCCAGGAGGGGTAATTCGTTCCAAACTGCCTTATACCTCTATTCCTTTAGAACGAGGAACAAGATTGGCGGGCGAATCTAAAATGAATTTTGTGTCATTGGTATTACATGGTATGAGCACTATCGCCGTTTTCCTAGATGTTACAGCGGTAAGAATTATGCTTTTTTCAATTTTCCTGATAGCCTGTTCTTTTTTAGGAATTGCAGTTGTCTTTGAATTGAAATTTGTGGCACAAATGGCTACGCCAGGTTGGGCTTCTTCTTTAGCCTCTGGTTTTATGATTATAGTACTCCAAGCCTTTTTTATCTCTTTGTTTTTAGTGTTTACAGTGTTGAGTTATCGTAGTAATAAGCACTTTATTCCACTTTCAGATTACAAGCCCTTTATAGAAAAAATAGAGAAAATCTCTTAG
- a CDS encoding complex I subunit 4 family protein translates to MTAFLLSFLIFLPLLAAVLILFLPNRLESLSKHITIGISLVNLLICIFLFYSFDKTITGYQFLEEASWINLDLGKLGVININYILGVDGISLPMVLLGGIVFMAAAVASTSIAKRPKAYFAFFLLLTSSVYGCFIALDFFLFFLFFEFMLLPMYFLIGIWGGERREYAAMKFIIYTLVGSVFVLIVMLAMGLSVTNPELSATLGKNAFTFDFRLLSDPYNYVSGSVLDANSGTHWFGWPVKSVLFILLLVGFGIKLPVVPFHTWLPDAHVEAPTAISVVLAGILLKVGGYAFLRIGMGFFPQEALDMAYIIAILGVLSIIYGAFNALAQDDLKKLIAYSSVSHMGFVFLGFAAFNEEGINGGIYQMFSHGILSSMLFLIVGVIYDRTHNRLIQNYRGLASKMPLFTGVVILAFFGSLGLPGISGFIGEFFSLLGAFKTSALSKWIPSLAVLGIVLSAVYLLWTLQRMFFGEFWVNRKMEEKMTDLNTKEVVLLFSLGFLAILFGIYPNLLLSISTGAVDAFLNK, encoded by the coding sequence ATGACAGCATTTCTATTATCCTTTTTAATATTTTTACCGCTACTGGCGGCAGTACTCATTCTATTTTTACCGAATAGACTCGAGTCCCTATCCAAACATATAACCATTGGAATTTCCTTGGTTAACCTTCTCATCTGTATATTTCTCTTTTACAGTTTTGACAAAACTATTACTGGCTATCAGTTTTTGGAAGAGGCGTCTTGGATTAACCTAGACCTAGGAAAACTTGGCGTAATTAACATCAACTACATTTTAGGCGTTGACGGCATCAGCTTACCTATGGTTTTATTAGGAGGTATTGTGTTTATGGCCGCAGCTGTTGCCTCTACCAGTATCGCCAAAAGGCCAAAAGCATATTTCGCTTTCTTTTTACTTTTGACATCTTCGGTGTATGGCTGTTTTATCGCCTTAGACTTTTTCTTATTCTTCCTTTTCTTTGAGTTTATGCTCTTGCCTATGTACTTTTTGATAGGTATTTGGGGTGGAGAAAGAAGAGAATATGCCGCCATGAAATTCATCATTTATACTTTGGTGGGTTCTGTTTTTGTTTTAATTGTGATGCTAGCCATGGGCTTATCAGTGACTAATCCAGAGCTTTCTGCCACACTTGGCAAAAACGCCTTTACTTTTGATTTCAGGCTATTATCAGACCCTTATAATTATGTGTCGGGCTCGGTTTTAGATGCCAATAGTGGTACACATTGGTTCGGTTGGCCTGTCAAAAGCGTCCTTTTCATATTACTTCTAGTTGGTTTCGGAATTAAACTACCGGTAGTACCTTTTCATACTTGGCTGCCCGATGCTCACGTAGAAGCACCTACCGCCATTTCTGTGGTGTTGGCTGGTATTCTTTTAAAAGTGGGTGGTTATGCATTTTTGAGAATAGGCATGGGTTTCTTCCCGCAAGAAGCCTTAGACATGGCATATATCATTGCCATCTTAGGTGTTTTGTCTATTATTTATGGAGCGTTTAACGCATTGGCTCAAGACGATTTGAAAAAGCTAATCGCTTATTCTTCCGTTTCTCACATGGGTTTTGTGTTCTTAGGCTTTGCGGCTTTTAACGAAGAAGGTATAAACGGAGGTATTTACCAGATGTTTAGTCATGGTATATTATCTTCTATGCTCTTTCTTATAGTGGGTGTGATTTATGACAGAACGCACAACAGACTTATTCAAAACTACCGAGGTTTAGCCAGCAAAATGCCTCTATTTACAGGCGTAGTTATTTTGGCTTTCTTTGGCTCTTTAGGTTTACCAGGAATTTCAGGATTTATTGGCGAATTTTTCTCCCTTTTAGGTGCATTCAAAACTTCAGCACTTTCTAAGTGGATTCCATCTTTAGCCGTGCTAGGAATAGTTTTATCGGCCGTTTATCTTTTATGGACCTTACAAAGAATGTTCTTTGGCGAATTTTGGGTCAATAGAAAAATGGAAGAAAAAATGACAGACTTAAACACCAAAGAAGTGGTATTACTTTTCTCTTTGGGTTTTCTTGCCATACTATTTGGGATATACCCAAATCTGCTTTTATCTATCTCAACCGGTGCAGTAGACGCATTTTTAAACAAATAA
- a CDS encoding NADH-quinone oxidoreductase subunit 5 family protein, with protein sequence MPTDQLIFLTLSLYILGFAGLLTFRNSFSKNIASAFSIGTNLTGLAIALLLLSRFQEAELFEFSWVSFVNSSLSASLLINKLTLLMWALVQFIALLVQLFSVKYMAEDGRYNLYFAYLNMFVFSMLGLVCSGNLLFIFIFWELVGFSSYLLIGFWYKKQSATNASLKAFVMNRIGDAGFLIGIGLVYFQFETLELSALSTIIYEPSSILTLTGLMLFGGCVGKSAQFPLQVWLPDAMEGPTPVSALIHAATMVAAGIFLLARVDFIFTPTAGQAIAFTGALTSILAAYSAVFQSDIKKVLAYSTVSQLGLMVMAMGAGATNAALFHLFTHAFFKAGLFLIAGAVIHHFHHEQNMFKMGGLFSKKTFLAILFIICGASLAGLPFFSGFLSKDAVLLSTWNWAESQNSTLLFIPILGILASVLTGYYMMRAFVLVFLKRGNSQEHHTAKSGPSIFEWSILPLALLSFWFAFGNSPLNFEENRFTSHFPIPHQDNHWLGYLILILAVLAIALSYFKTKKKAALETQTLNFWSKLGLNHFYIDWFYLNKISKPLTGQLHQIAHEESLHPAGTLHNMKGFAKMIYKFDNLIVDGSINLLTKAFAGLGTLVYAIDKKVVDGGVKLVYTWVERLGDRLKTIQGGKIQSYLIALILFFLAIMILLNLL encoded by the coding sequence ATGCCAACAGACCAACTCATTTTCTTAACCTTAAGTCTTTATATACTGGGCTTTGCAGGGCTATTGACCTTTAGAAATTCCTTTTCTAAAAATATAGCCTCGGCTTTTTCTATTGGTACAAACCTTACCGGTTTAGCTATTGCCCTGTTATTACTAAGTCGTTTTCAAGAAGCAGAACTCTTTGAGTTTTCTTGGGTCAGCTTTGTCAATTCTTCTTTATCTGCCAGTCTCCTCATAAATAAATTGACCTTATTAATGTGGGCTTTAGTGCAGTTTATAGCACTTCTAGTTCAACTTTTTTCTGTCAAATACATGGCAGAAGATGGAAGGTACAACCTCTACTTTGCCTATTTAAATATGTTTGTCTTTTCCATGCTGGGCTTAGTATGCAGCGGAAACCTTCTTTTCATATTTATTTTCTGGGAGTTAGTTGGTTTTAGCTCTTACCTCCTCATAGGGTTCTGGTACAAGAAACAGTCTGCTACAAACGCCTCGTTAAAGGCATTTGTAATGAACCGTATTGGTGATGCAGGCTTTTTGATAGGTATTGGCCTCGTCTATTTTCAATTTGAAACCTTAGAGCTTTCTGCTCTGTCAACTATAATTTACGAACCAAGCAGCATATTAACCTTAACCGGCCTTATGCTTTTTGGCGGCTGTGTCGGAAAATCAGCACAATTTCCATTACAGGTTTGGCTTCCGGATGCCATGGAAGGGCCTACGCCCGTTTCGGCCTTAATTCATGCAGCCACCATGGTAGCCGCAGGTATATTTTTATTGGCAAGAGTTGATTTCATTTTCACTCCTACAGCAGGCCAAGCAATTGCTTTCACAGGTGCTTTAACTTCTATTTTGGCAGCATATTCAGCCGTATTCCAGTCGGACATCAAAAAGGTTTTAGCCTACTCTACCGTATCACAATTAGGACTCATGGTCATGGCTATGGGAGCAGGAGCTACCAATGCCGCTCTTTTTCATTTATTTACCCACGCTTTCTTTAAAGCAGGTTTATTCTTAATAGCAGGGGCTGTGATACACCATTTCCATCATGAACAAAACATGTTCAAAATGGGTGGCCTCTTTTCTAAAAAAACATTTCTGGCTATTCTGTTTATTATCTGTGGTGCATCACTAGCCGGTTTACCATTTTTCTCAGGATTCCTTTCCAAAGACGCCGTTTTACTTTCAACTTGGAATTGGGCAGAAAGCCAAAACTCAACATTGCTTTTCATCCCTATTTTAGGAATATTAGCCTCTGTATTGACAGGATATTATATGATGCGGGCCTTTGTTTTAGTATTCCTAAAAAGAGGAAACAGCCAAGAGCATCATACAGCCAAGAGCGGACCCAGCATTTTTGAGTGGTCTATACTTCCTTTGGCTCTTTTATCTTTTTGGTTTGCCTTTGGCAATAGTCCTTTAAACTTTGAGGAAAATAGATTTACCAGTCATTTCCCTATTCCTCATCAAGACAACCATTGGCTAGGCTACTTGATTTTAATACTTGCCGTTTTGGCCATAGCCCTGTCTTATTTTAAAACGAAAAAGAAAGCGGCTTTAGAAACACAAACACTTAATTTCTGGTCGAAACTAGGACTCAATCACTTTTATATTGATTGGTTTTATTTGAATAAAATCTCAAAACCTTTGACAGGACAATTGCACCAAATTGCCCATGAAGAAAGCCTCCATCCTGCAGGTACGCTTCACAATATGAAAGGTTTTGCGAAAATGATTTATAAATTCGACAATCTTATCGTAGATGGTAGCATAAACCTTTTGACCAAAGCTTTCGCAGGATTAGGAACATTGGTATATGCCATTGACAAAAAAGTAGTGGATGGAGGCGTAAAACTAGTTTACACCTGGGTGGAACGTCTTGGCGATAGATTAAAAACAATACAAGGAGGAAAAATACAGAGCTATTTGATAGCCCTAATTCTATTTTTCTTGGCAATAATGATACTTTTGAATTTGCTTTAG